The Gallaecimonas pentaromativorans genome includes the window GGCTTCAAAATCCGTGAAGGTTACCCCATTGGTTGCAAAGTAACCCTGCGTGGCGAACGTATGTGGGAGTTCTTCGAGCGTCTGGTCTCGATTTCTATCCCCCGTATCCGTGACTTCCGTGGCCTCAACCCGAAATCTTTCGACGGTCGTGGCAACTACAGCATGGGTGTTCGCGAGCAAATCATCTTCCCTGAAATCGACTACGACAAAGTCGATCGCGTACGTGGTCTGGATATCACCATCACCACCAGCGCGAAGAATGACGAGGAAGGTCGTGCTCTGCTGGCTGCCTTTAACTTCCCGTTCAAAAAGTAAGGAATTAGGGTTATGGCAAAGCAATCAATGAAGGCCCGCGAGGCCAAGCGCGCCAAGCTGGTAGCTCAGTTTGCTGAAAAACGTGCGACTCTGAAAGCTACCATCAGCAGCGTCAACAGCTCTGACGAAGAGCGTTGGGACGCCGTGCTCAAACTGCAATCCCTGCCGCGTGATTCCAGCCGCAGTCGTCAGCGTAACCGCTGCCGTGTGACTGGTCGTCCGCACGCCTTCCTGCGCAAGTTCGGCCTGAGCCGTATCAAGGTGCGTGAAGCTGCGATGCGCGGTGAAATTCCTGGCCTCAAAAAGGCCAGCTGGTAAGCCACTTACGGGAGTGAAGCATTATGAGCATGCAAGATCCTATCGCTGACATGCTGACTCGCATCCGCAACGGCCAACAGGCCCGCAAGGTTGCGGTCATCATGCCTT containing:
- the rplE gene encoding 50S ribosomal protein L5, with the translated sequence MAKLHDFYKETVVPGLVTEFGYKTVMQVPRIEKITLNMGVGEAVADKKLLDNASADLAAISGQKPLITKARKSVAGFKIREGYPIGCKVTLRGERMWEFFERLVSISIPRIRDFRGLNPKSFDGRGNYSMGVREQIIFPEIDYDKVDRVRGLDITITTSAKNDEEGRALLAAFNFPFKK
- the rpsN gene encoding 30S ribosomal protein S14; amino-acid sequence: MAKQSMKAREAKRAKLVAQFAEKRATLKATISSVNSSDEERWDAVLKLQSLPRDSSRSRQRNRCRVTGRPHAFLRKFGLSRIKVREAAMRGEIPGLKKASW